Below is a window of Pedobacter africanus DNA.
GAGTTGCTGAATGTCCCTGAAACCCAGAAAGCAGAAGTAAACCACCTGATTGGTGAAGCTTATACCCTAAGGGCCCTGGCACATTTTGACCTGCTGCGTTTGTATGCCCTGCCTTATAATACAACAGCAGGTGCCGGTCACATTGGCGTTCCTGTGGTAAACAAAAGCGGAACCAGTAAGGAAGATGCCATCTCGCCTAAGCGTAATACCGTAAAAGAAGGCTATACGCAGGTGGTAAACGACCTGGTAAAGGCAGCTACCCTGATGCCTGCTGCAGCGCCGGTGGGCTTTCCGGCTTCCAATAAAGGGCATATTTCACATTACGCAGCAAAAGCACTGCTGGCCAGGGTGTACTTGTATATGGAAGACTGGGCAAATGCCGAAACTTTGGCTACAGAGGTGATCACTGGCAATAAATACACTTTGTTGAGCAATGCCAACTATGTAAACGGCGCTACCAATTTCAGGAACCAGAACAATAACGAAAGTATTTTTGAGGTACTGTACAATATCACGAGCAATCTGGGGACAGATGCACTGGTAGCCTTTTTGCTACAAGGTGCCAGTTATGGAGATGGTTTGGCTACCGACGATCTTTATAATAAATACACGGCCACGGATGTGCGCAGGGGCTTTATGGCCAAGGGCAAAAGGTCAGGATCGGGTGGCGAAGACCCGGCAGTAATCATCAACAAATACAACAATACCACCACCTATGAGGAAGGGGTTAAGGTGATCCGCCTATCGGAGATATACCTGATCCGGGCAGAGGCCAGGGCCAGGCAGACCGGTAAGGACGCACTGGCAGCAGCCGATCTGGATGTGGTGGCCAAACGTGCCGATACGGCCAAACCAACCACTACAGAAACAGGAACAGCTTTGCAGGCCCTGATTTTGCTGGAAAACCGTAAGGAATTTGCTTTTGAAGGACACCGCTTGTTCGATCTTACCCGAAACAAGCAGAATTTTACCAAGTACCGTACAGACGGGGCTACTATCGTGGTTCCCAATACCTCACTGAGAACCATATTACCCATTCCGCTGGCCGAGATGAACTCCAATCCGAATATGGAACAAAATGAAGCTTATAAAACCAATTAAACGATGGTGCTATTTCGCATGATATCAATGCTTGCCGCAGGTTTACTCTTTTTTAGTGTAAACCTGCAGGCACAGCAGGCCGGAAATAAAAACGATGGCCCTTACATTTTATACCGTGGCGGGGCTATGGTAGTTAGCCGGATCGAACCTGGTAAAGACGGGGGTGTGCAGGCTGTCACTGAGCACTATCCATTGAAAGAAAAAGATAAAGTACCTGTTGTGGTCCGTTTTTCTGATCATCCCGGCTGGGACTTTACAGTAAAACTGCAGACTGCGTTTGTTAATGAACCTTCCGAATTCAGGCAGCCGGATAAATTGCTGGCACTTTCGGATATAGAGGGCGAGTTTGAAGCTTTAAGGAAGCTGCTGCTGGCCAACAGGGTGATGGACGAACATTACAACTGGACCTTTGGCAAGGGACATCTGGTTATTTGCGGCGACCTGTTTGACCGGGGAGCGGATGTGCCGGCAACCATATGGCTTTTGTATAAACTGGAACAGGATGCCAAAACAAAAGGTGGTTATCTGCATACCATTCTGGGCAACCACGACATCATGAACCTGAGCGGAGACCTACGTTACGTGAAAGAAAAATATTTCAGCGATGCAAAGCTGCTGGGCTATGACTATATGGAGCTTTACGGGGCGGATACCGAACTGGGGCGCTGGCTACGCAGCAAGAACCTGGTAGAAAAAATAGGGGATAACCTTTGTCTGCATGCCGGCGTGGCACCAGAGATCAACAAGCTGAACATGAGTTTAAAGCAGATCAATGAAAGCTGCAGACCTTATTACGATAAAGCCAAAAAGCCGGATTTGTTTGCAGATAAAGCCATATGGAAGTTTTTTGATGGTACAAAATCGTCGTTGTTCTGGTACCGGGGCTATTTTCATGAACCAAAGGCAACAGAACAGGAGGTTGATGAAACCCTTTCGCTCTATAAGGTTAAACGCATTATTGTAGGCCATACCATTACCGATACCAATGTTGGCTTTTATTACAATGGCAAAGTACTGGGGATTGATGTAAACCAGCATGCAGGTCATCATGAAGGTGCTTTATACGAGCAGGGCAAATGGTATAAGGTTGGGGTAACGGGAGCAGCAGTTAAGCTTTAGCAAAGGACCATATAGCTTGCTGAAATATAATGCAGACAGTAGTAGGGTCAAGCGTGGCAAACTCTTTAAGTCCCCAGGGTTTGGCTACCACCTTATTAGAATTGGGATGTAAAATTTCTGGTGCACGCGCTTTGATCTCACGGTAGATGGCCTCAATATCATTGGTAGCTATTCTGATTTCAGGGCGATCCCCCTGTGCAAATTCTTTGCTATCTACCAGCAGAAAAGTAATGTCATCCCGGTTAACGATGTACAGGGAATCGTCATGGTACCCGAGTGTAAAGCCCATACCGTCGATGAAAAATTTCAGTCCTACATGAATATCTGAATAAAATACTTTCGGAAGAATTTGCTGAAGTGCCATAGTGGAATTTTATTTTGTTGATTTTGGAAGGTTCTTGTGGGTGGTAAAAACAATTTCGGGCTGCTGATCAAATTCAGATACATAAAGGCAGTTTGCTCTCATGGTGATCATTTGATACTCCTTTCGTATTTTTTTTCTGATATACTGTTTTTTTCTCTTTTTGTATCTGTATCCATTTTCACGAAAGCTTTTCTCCATTTCCTGAATAACAGGTTTGGGTGCAGTATAGCGTATTTCAACACTGATGATGTGTTTTATAGAATCGATTTCCCGAACAGACACCTGCAAAATCTCTTGCGTTTTGTTGTTTCTGAAGGTCTCGGCTGTAACGTGTATGTTCCCGTTTTGGTTGTAAGGAGCACCACCTGAAATGGAATAAAAAGGAATCTTTCGTTCAATGAACCGGTAGGCATCCCCACTTAATGATTTCAGGTGTTTTTGCTTGACTACTATCGCATCAAAATCCTTTACGGAAATGCTTTGTGCAAAAGCAATTTTTGTGAGGATAATCAGTAAAACGGATAAAATTTTTTTCATAGTACGATTGCCTGTATTCTACAAATATTAGGCCGAAGCCTTGCGTTTTGATCCTAAAGTTTTACCTTTGCAATTCATCTGATGATATGATGAATATTACATGGAAAACAGAATCATTAAAAAGTCTCTTGCGGATGAGGTAGCATCCAAAATTCAGGAGCAGATTTTATTGGGCAAATACCAGTTAAATGAAAAGCTACCCATAGAGCCCGAGCTGATGAAAAGCTTTGGCGTTGGCCGTTCTACCATACGTGAAGCCATAAAGATTCTGACCAATACCGGCTTATTAAGGGTACAGCAGGGGGCAGGTACTTTTGTAGAACAGGTAACCGGCACCAGGGAGCCTATGGAGCAGCGCCTGAAACGTGCCAACGTGCAGGACCTGGACCAGGTGCGGCAGCTGCTGGAAATGAAGATTGCCGAACTCGCAGCACGAAACAGGACAGATGCCGATATCATGATCATTAAAGGCCATCTCGAGGACAGGAAGAGCGCCGCGATCATGGGCTTAAAAGAGGCCTGTATTGATGCAGATGTAAAATTCCATATGGCCATTGCTGAGGCCTCAAAAAATGAGATCCTGGCTGAACTTTATAAGTCGACCGCCATACACCTGAAGAACTGGTTTATGACCATATACCCCGACACGCTGATTTTCGAAGAAACTTATCCCATTCACGAACAATTGCTGAAAAGCATTATCGCTGGCGATTCCAAAAAAGCCTGGAGCATTGCCGCAAAAATATTAGGACACGTATCTCAATAACAACATGAAAGAAACAAGTACAAGCACAATCGACCCCAAACAAATTGCACAGCAAACCGTATTTCCCATACTGTTTGCCATCAGCTTTTCCCACTTACTGAACGATACCATACAGTCGCTCATTCCGGCTATCTATCCGTTGGTTAAAGACAATTATAACCTTAGTTTCTCGCAAATTGGCCTCATCACCCTTGCCTTCCAGATGGCTGCGTCTTTATTTCAGCCCTTTGTAGGTTTATATACTGATAAAAAACCTCAGCCATACTCACTGGCCATTGGAATGGGTTTTACATTGATCGGCCTGATCACTTTATCACTGTCTACCGGATTTTATTTTATGCTGCTTTCGGTAGCACTTATTGGTACCGGTTCTTCTATCTTCCATCCGGAGGCTTCGCGGATGGCACATGCGGCATCGGGAGGGCGCCGCGGACTTGCACAATCTATTTTTCAGCTGGGCGGAAATGCCGGGAGTTCAATAGGGCCACTGCTGGCTGCCTGGATCATTGTGCCCAATGGGCAGTTCAGTGTGATCTGGTTCTCGATCATTGCCCTGCTGGCCATTATGATATTGACGCGGGTAGGTAAATGGTATAAAGGCTATATGGTAAATTTAAGGGCTAAACATGGCAGTAAATTGACTGTTGTGACCAATAATTTTTCAAGAACCAGGGTGGTAACTGCAGTTGTTATTTTGCTGGTACTTATCTTTTCAAAATACTTTTACATGGCCAGTCTAACCAGTTATTTTACCTTTTACTTAATTGATAAGTTCCATGTAACGGTACAAACTTCACAGCTTTATCTGTTTGTGTTCCTGTTTTCTGTTGCTGCCGGTACACTGGTAGGTGGCCCCGTGGGCGACAGGTTTGGCCGTAAATATGTGATCTGGTTCTCTATTCTGGGTACCGCGCCTTTTGCATTGATGCTGCCATATGCAAATTTATTCTGGACTGGTGTATTGATCGTTCCCATCGGTATGATCCTGGCTTCTGCTTTCTCGGCCATCCTGGTGTATGCCCAGGAACTGATACCTGGTAAGGTAGGCCTGGTTGCCGGGCTTTTCTTTGGGTTTGCATTTGGTATGGGCGGAATTGGTTCTGCTTTACTGGGCAAGCTTGCCGATAACACCAGTATTGAATATGTGTTTCATATCTGTGCTTTCCTGCCCTTGATTGGCATCATTACCGGGTTCTTGCCTAATATTGAGGGAAAAAAGAAATCTGCTTAAGCTGCAGCTGATGTTACCGGTAATAAAAGATAATTTTTATGTGATCACGGGCGGGCCGGGCATGGGGAAAACTACATTGCTTACGGAGTTGGAATTTCTGAATTATACCTGTGTGGAAGAGTCGGGCCGCAAGATCATTATAGACGAGTTGAAGCGCGGCGGCAAGGCCTTACCCTGGGAAGACCAAGCCCTTTTTGCGAGGGCAATGTTCGCTTACGCGGTAAATGACTTCAAGGCTCATGAAGCAAGCATTACCCCTGTATTTTTTGATAGGGGTATTCCGGATGTAATTGGTTATCTGAGGCTTTGTGGGCTTCCTGTCCCGGATGGTATGCTGCGTGCCGCAAAAGTATTGAGGTACAACAAAAAGGTGTTTGTTACACCTCCCTGGGCCGAAATTTATCGAAACGACACCGAAAGGAAACAGCCGTTCGGTGAGGCCGTTGCCACCTGCGAGGTGATGAAAACGGTATATGCGGATCTGGGATACTTGCTCGTAGAATTACCAAAATGCCCGGCTTCGGAAAGGGCAAACTTCATTATCGGGCAAATGGGCTAAAAATCAATGCACTATACTTTTTAAAAAATAACATTAATTGCGTCATTCATCATATAATTTCTATTTTTATATATCAAATGAAACCAAATATGATGAATGATTTAAATTTTACAAACAGGAGGTCTTTTATAAAGAAATCGGGTATAGCTGTGCTGGGCGCCACACTGGCTTCCCAAACCGGCTTCGGATCACCATTGTTCAGTTCTGCCAAAACCCTTAAGGTTGGTTTAATTGGTTGTGGTGGAAGAGGAACGGGTGCAGCAGCGCAGGCGCTTGCAGCCGATCCTGATGTGGTTGTAACCGCCTTGGGTGATGTTTTTGAAGATCGCCTGGAAGGGGCCTTGAGTGCGCTTACAAATATTGATGCAAAAAGGGTTAAGGTAGATAAAAGAAGAAAATTCATAGGCTTTGATGCCTATCAAAAGGTCATAGATTCGGGAGTGGATGTGGTATTATTAACCACGCCGCCTGCATTCAGACCAGATCAGCTTACTGCGGCAATAAACGCCGGTAAACATGTGTTCTGCGAAAAACCGGTAGCGGTTGATTCGCCGGGAATCCGTACGGTACTGGCAGCGGCAAAAAAAGCACAGGAGAAGAACCTTGCGCTGGTATCGGGCTTTTGCTTCAGGTACGACCTGCCAACAAGGGGTGTCTTTAGCAGGGTATTAAATGGGGATGTGGGTGAGATTAAAACCATATCTACCTTCAGGAACGGCTCGGGTAACTGGTCTAACCCGCGCCAGCCTGATTGGAATGACCTTACCTATAAAATGCGCAACTGGCATTACCACAATTGGCTTTCCGGCGATTTTATTGTGGAACAGGCGGTGCATAGTCTGGACATGATGTCATGGGCCATGGGTGATAAAATGCCGCTAACCTGTACCGCAACCGGCGGACGGCAGGTACGTGTAAACGAGATCTACGGAAACATATACGATCATTTTGCTGTAGAGTTTGGCTATGCCAACGGTGCCAAAGGCTTCCATTTCTGCAGGCAGCAGGAGGGAACATCGCACCGCAATACGGTGGATGTGCTCGGTACAGAAGGCAGTGCCTATATCAATGTGGGCATGAAGTATGAGTTGAGTGGCAAGACCAATTGGAAATACGAGGGCGAAAAGAAAAACATGTACCAGATACAGCACAACGAGCTTTTTGCCTCTATAAGGAATGGTACACCGATCAACAATGGCGAGTTCATGAC
It encodes the following:
- a CDS encoding FadR/GntR family transcriptional regulator, coding for MENRIIKKSLADEVASKIQEQILLGKYQLNEKLPIEPELMKSFGVGRSTIREAIKILTNTGLLRVQQGAGTFVEQVTGTREPMEQRLKRANVQDLDQVRQLLEMKIAELAARNRTDADIMIIKGHLEDRKSAAIMGLKEACIDADVKFHMAIAEASKNEILAELYKSTAIHLKNWFMTIYPDTLIFEETYPIHEQLLKSIIAGDSKKAWSIAAKILGHVSQ
- a CDS encoding VOC family protein translates to MALQQILPKVFYSDIHVGLKFFIDGMGFTLGYHDDSLYIVNRDDITFLLVDSKEFAQGDRPEIRIATNDIEAIYREIKARAPEILHPNSNKVVAKPWGLKEFATLDPTTVCIIFQQAIWSFAKA
- a CDS encoding MFS transporter, whose product is MKETSTSTIDPKQIAQQTVFPILFAISFSHLLNDTIQSLIPAIYPLVKDNYNLSFSQIGLITLAFQMAASLFQPFVGLYTDKKPQPYSLAIGMGFTLIGLITLSLSTGFYFMLLSVALIGTGSSIFHPEASRMAHAASGGRRGLAQSIFQLGGNAGSSIGPLLAAWIIVPNGQFSVIWFSIIALLAIMILTRVGKWYKGYMVNLRAKHGSKLTVVTNNFSRTRVVTAVVILLVLIFSKYFYMASLTSYFTFYLIDKFHVTVQTSQLYLFVFLFSVAAGTLVGGPVGDRFGRKYVIWFSILGTAPFALMLPYANLFWTGVLIVPIGMILASAFSAILVYAQELIPGKVGLVAGLFFGFAFGMGGIGSALLGKLADNTSIEYVFHICAFLPLIGIITGFLPNIEGKKKSA
- a CDS encoding RagB/SusD family nutrient uptake outer membrane protein, whose product is MNKSYKIVYAVLIAILFSACKKDFLDVDPQQQTDVNMVIVDLPSTKAAVMGTYALLQSASYYGRSMIIYPEVMSDNLYISRRNSNRYTAYDQYIAAANDSRSAETWNILYRTIVNANIIIAKGELLNVPETQKAEVNHLIGEAYTLRALAHFDLLRLYALPYNTTAGAGHIGVPVVNKSGTSKEDAISPKRNTVKEGYTQVVNDLVKAATLMPAAAPVGFPASNKGHISHYAAKALLARVYLYMEDWANAETLATEVITGNKYTLLSNANYVNGATNFRNQNNNESIFEVLYNITSNLGTDALVAFLLQGASYGDGLATDDLYNKYTATDVRRGFMAKGKRSGSGGEDPAVIINKYNNTTTYEEGVKVIRLSEIYLIRAEARARQTGKDALAAADLDVVAKRADTAKPTTTETGTALQALILLENRKEFAFEGHRLFDLTRNKQNFTKYRTDGATIVVPNTSLRTILPIPLAEMNSNPNMEQNEAYKTN
- a CDS encoding AAA family ATPase; translation: MLPVIKDNFYVITGGPGMGKTTLLTELEFLNYTCVEESGRKIIIDELKRGGKALPWEDQALFARAMFAYAVNDFKAHEASITPVFFDRGIPDVIGYLRLCGLPVPDGMLRAAKVLRYNKKVFVTPPWAEIYRNDTERKQPFGEAVATCEVMKTVYADLGYLLVELPKCPASERANFIIGQMG
- a CDS encoding metallophosphoesterase produces the protein MVLFRMISMLAAGLLFFSVNLQAQQAGNKNDGPYILYRGGAMVVSRIEPGKDGGVQAVTEHYPLKEKDKVPVVVRFSDHPGWDFTVKLQTAFVNEPSEFRQPDKLLALSDIEGEFEALRKLLLANRVMDEHYNWTFGKGHLVICGDLFDRGADVPATIWLLYKLEQDAKTKGGYLHTILGNHDIMNLSGDLRYVKEKYFSDAKLLGYDYMELYGADTELGRWLRSKNLVEKIGDNLCLHAGVAPEINKLNMSLKQINESCRPYYDKAKKPDLFADKAIWKFFDGTKSSLFWYRGYFHEPKATEQEVDETLSLYKVKRIIVGHTITDTNVGFYYNGKVLGIDVNQHAGHHEGALYEQGKWYKVGVTGAAVKL
- a CDS encoding Gfo/Idh/MocA family protein codes for the protein MMNDLNFTNRRSFIKKSGIAVLGATLASQTGFGSPLFSSAKTLKVGLIGCGGRGTGAAAQALAADPDVVVTALGDVFEDRLEGALSALTNIDAKRVKVDKRRKFIGFDAYQKVIDSGVDVVLLTTPPAFRPDQLTAAINAGKHVFCEKPVAVDSPGIRTVLAAAKKAQEKNLALVSGFCFRYDLPTRGVFSRVLNGDVGEIKTISTFRNGSGNWSNPRQPDWNDLTYKMRNWHYHNWLSGDFIVEQAVHSLDMMSWAMGDKMPLTCTATGGRQVRVNEIYGNIYDHFAVEFGYANGAKGFHFCRQQEGTSHRNTVDVLGTEGSAYINVGMKYELSGKTNWKYEGEKKNMYQIQHNELFASIRNGTPINNGEFMTQSTLLSIWGRMAAYSGQTISYEDALNSNIALGPKFEDYSWDMKWDDQPVALPGITKVI